The proteins below come from a single Rhizobium sp. BT04 genomic window:
- a CDS encoding very short patch repair endonuclease: MSPHAPSQKSQKPKPPDFADVPESRRRNMSAIRSRDTKPEHIVRQLLYQLGYRFRLHRKDLPGHPDIVFPGRRKIIFVHGCFWHRHGCRNSVLPRTRREWWEAKLDRNVERDLAALSRLKELGWSPLVVWECEVGDREVLAEVLHKHLGPPGSHTAQMCY, from the coding sequence ATGTCCCCACACGCCCCATCGCAAAAATCGCAAAAACCTAAACCGCCGGATTTTGCGGATGTGCCGGAATCCCGACGCCGGAACATGTCCGCCATCCGATCGCGGGACACCAAACCCGAACACATCGTGCGCCAATTACTATACCAGCTCGGCTATAGGTTCCGGCTTCATCGCAAAGACCTGCCCGGGCACCCGGATATCGTCTTTCCCGGCCGTCGAAAGATAATTTTTGTGCATGGGTGCTTTTGGCATCGCCATGGCTGCCGAAATTCAGTACTGCCCCGCACACGCAGGGAATGGTGGGAAGCCAAGCTGGATCGTAACGTGGAAAGAGATCTAGCAGCCCTTTCAAGACTCAAAGAATTGGGATGGTCGCCATTGGTTGTATGGGAATGCGAAGTTGGGGACAGGGAAGTTTTGGCTGAGGTGTTGCACAAGCATTTGGGGCCGCCGGGCTCCCATACGGCCCAGATGTGCTACTGA